The genomic region TGGGCTGCGGGGCCGGTTACCGGTACTACTCGCCAATGCAAGTATTGCAAATTCGACCCGGAGACTCACCAGCTGGTTAAACCGTGGGCGGCGATGGCGCCGACGGTCGGGAGCTGCTTCGATATCGGCTACGGCTACGAACACGGCGGCGTCAAATGCCTCGTCGTCAACGACGACGTCGACTATTCGCCGTATACTAAAATTATAGACCCGCGGGACGGTTCGCTCAAGGGGAGCCTTCCGGATTATTTCAGTAAGCCGAGCTACACCGCCGGCTGCGCCGTGGATGGGAAGACGAACGACGTATACATCTCAAGCAACGTGCGCACGCTGGACGGCGGTACCGACGACGCCCGCGTCGCTCGTTACGACGGCAGTTCGTGGAAGGTGTTCGCGACGGTAGGAGAGGCCAACGAGGGGTTGGCGGTAGGCTGGGGACGCGTATTCCTCTTGAGGATGTACCCCTTTTACGATATATACGTCTTCGATATGGAAGGAACGCTTGAGGATAAGATCCACCTTACGAAGCCGCCCGTAAACTTTATCACGGGCCTTAGCTTAGGACGCGTCGACGCCGTCGGCGGGAACGAATCGTTGTTCATCGGGATAAAATCCGGCGGCCATAGCGTCTACGAAGTGGAGGTCAAGGACTACGCCGGCGTCGCAGTGGCTCCCTCGTCGTTGGGACGCGTTAAGGCGCTCTTCCGATAGCTTCCTTAGATGTCTTTTAAAGACCCGGCCTCGCGGCCGGGTTTTTTTACCCGGGCTGGTGCCGTGACGTTTCATACCCTTGGCGGCCGGTAGGCCTTTTTTATCGACTGTTATAGGTATTGCCGTTAAGGTTTACGCGGCGGCGTTTTCCGGCGGCGCCGGGCGCCGGGTTTCGGCGGCGCTTTTCGCGTCAGCTCATCCATAAGGTCGATCTGGATCTGCTGGATTTCCAGGAGGCGTTCCCACTGGCGTTTTACGAGATGGTCGACTTTCTCGTGGAGGTTGCGGATCTCGAGTTCGGCCTTGAGGTTCACCTTGTAGTCGTATTCGGCCCGCAACCGGTCTTTGGCCTCGAGGCGGTTTTGACTCATCATAATGATGGGAGCCTGGATCGCGGCCAGGCAGGATAGAATGAGGTTGAGGAGGATAAACGGGTACGGGTCGAACGGTCGCCACACGAGGTACAGCGAATTGGCGATAATCCATAAGATTAACACGCCGGCGAAAGCGGAAATAAAACGCCAGCTCCCGGCGTAGTTGGCGACGCGGTCGGCGGCGCGCTTTCCAAACGTCAACCTGCTTTCGAAAGCGGCGTTGAGGTTTTCGGTTAATAATTCCTGTTCGGCCAAGCTTCGGACTACTTCCTGGTCCAACGCCGAGAGTTCGCCCCTTTCGACGCCGAGTACGTCGCGGACGTACGCCGTGCGGTAGCGGGCCAGGACGTCACGACATATATATCCGCCGCGTTTCCATGCGGGGTACTCCCGTAAGATTAAGTCCGCAACGCCGTCGGGAATCGTATCCGCCGGGACGGCGTCTCGCGGGGGCACGTCCCGTTCGCTCAATTCGCAACGAACGGTAGTTTTGTTTTTCATCGTCGTCGAGCTCTCCTATGCAAGGGTTTTTCTTTGCCACGGACCACCCTCGCCGCCGGCGGCCGTTTCGGTTACGTCTTTCGCCGTCCCGCTTTTTGCCCGACGTTAACGTTGAGCGGGGGTATATCCACTAGCTGCAGCGTCGTGGACGCGACGGCGACGCGGCCTTCCGTCGCCGCGAACTCGTCGAGGATGCGTTCGAAAAGTTCGGTCTTAACGGTCCGGCGCTTCTTGAAGTCCACGACGTAACGGAGGTAGAACTCGAGCCAATTGTCGTTAGCGGTCATCATGACCATCGGTTCGACGCGGGCGTCCTCCACCAGGTATTTCCGGACCACGCCACGCCAGGCCGTCCGCGCGCCCGGTACGAATTCGCCGCTTACGTCGGCGGCTACCCGCTCCAGTATCTCCCGGGCCAGTTTATGGTCGGAGCCGTATTTAACGGGGATTTTTACCTCGTCCCATAGAAAGGGAAAGTCGCCGGAGTAATTGAATACCGGTTCCTTGAAGACGAAGCTGTTGGCGATGCGCACGACGCGGCCGCTGTATTGGTCCCCCGAAATCCAATCGCCAATCTCCATTAAGGTGGTTCGCAATATCCCGATGTCTATAACGTCGCCCTTGATGCCGCCCAGCTGGATGCGGTCTCCGGTTTTATAGAACCCGCCGAACGAGACGGCGAGCCATCCCGCCACGCTGGTGATGACCTCTTGCAGCGCGAAGGCGACGCCGGCACCCGCTACGCCGAGGACGACGGCCATGCCGCCGAGGCGGTCGTTGAAAACCGCGGCGACGAGTATCACGGCGGCGCCGTACCCGGCGAACGTCACGAACTTGCGAACGCGGTACCGGGTATCCTTATCGTCGATGTGGCCGGTGAGGGGGCGTTTCAACAGGCGCACGAGGATGCCGATAACGACGACGCCGACGAGTACGATAATTATTTTCTCGGCCGTGGGGTGAAGGGTCCACTGCGAGAAGAAGTCGTTCACGGTTTAT from bacterium harbors:
- a CDS encoding DUF1003 domain-containing protein — translated: MKNKTTVRCELSERDVPPRDAVPADTIPDGVADLILREYPAWKRGGYICRDVLARYRTAYVRDVLGVERGELSALDQEVVRSLAEQELLTENLNAAFESRLTFGKRAADRVANYAGSWRFISAFAGVLILWIIANSLYLVWRPFDPYPFILLNLILSCLAAIQAPIIMMSQNRLEAKDRLRAEYDYKVNLKAELEIRNLHEKVDHLVKRQWERLLEIQQIQIDLMDELTRKAPPKPGARRRRKTPPRKP
- a CDS encoding mechanosensitive ion channel family protein → MNDFFSQWTLHPTAEKIIIVLVGVVVIGILVRLLKRPLTGHIDDKDTRYRVRKFVTFAGYGAAVILVAAVFNDRLGGMAVVLGVAGAGVAFALQEVITSVAGWLAVSFGGFYKTGDRIQLGGIKGDVIDIGILRTTLMEIGDWISGDQYSGRVVRIANSFVFKEPVFNYSGDFPFLWDEVKIPVKYGSDHKLAREILERVAADVSGEFVPGARTAWRGVVRKYLVEDARVEPMVMMTANDNWLEFYLRYVVDFKKRRTVKTELFERILDEFAATEGRVAVASTTLQLVDIPPLNVNVGQKAGRRKT